From the genome of Natrinema marinum:
GAACTCGAGCGACCCGCAGCGTGGCTGTGACGCGTGGGCCTTCGCCCGAGATGGGAATACCAGTTGGCCCTGAATACGCCGATTTCGACAGGTTCGCGGACTGTTCCGCGAATCCGACTATCAGCCGATCGTATCTTCGGTGGCGGACGAGAGGGGAAGAAATCGACCGGTAGGGGAGGAATGGTTTCGCAGCTGAGAAGGAGCGGCCGTGGGCCGATCGTGCCGGGATCGCGTCAGCGCCGCTCGAGGACCGTCCCATCCACGCCGACTGCCACCGCCTGCTCACCGTCCGAATCGACCGAGACGGCCAACAGCGACGCCGGCGCGTCCGCGTCCGCTCGCTCCCAATCCGCTGTGTCGGTTCGCTCGTAGATTCCCCCGTCGGCGCTGCAGGCGACCGTCTCTCCATCGCGGCGGGCCAGCCCCGGCAGCGCGCCGTCGGCGACCCGCTCCGGCGTCCACGTTCCGCCGCCGTAGCGGTGGACGACACCGTCGTCCGCGCTCACCAGACAGTCCTCGCGGCCGCGCGTCGCGACGGCCTCGAGCGTCCCCTCTGCATCGACCGGCCCGATCTCCTCGAACGAGCGGCCGCCGTCGGTCGTCTCGAAGACGCCGTCGTTCGTATCACAGCAGTAGCCGACCGCGGCGTCCGCGAGGGCGACCGCGTTCAGGCTCGAGCCGCCGCCGGGCGCGACCGGCTCGCTCCAGGAGAGGTCGCCGTCGCGATAGCGGCCGCGACAGACCGCGCCGGAGCCGGTGATCAGGAGGATCGTCTCGTCGCCGCCGGTCCCGCCGACGGCGATGCCCAGCCAGTTGTCGGTGATCCCCGTGGGCGCCGTAAAGTCCGTGTGCCGGCCGCTGTCGGCCTCGAGCCGGGCCACCGCGCCGCCGTCGCCCGCGATCCAGACCGCGTCGCCGTCTGCGGTCGCGTCGACGCCGCGGAGGTCGGCCCCCGAAGCGGCCGGCCCGTCCTCGAGGACGACCGACCAC
Proteins encoded in this window:
- a CDS encoding WD40/YVTN/BNR-like repeat-containing protein, whose amino-acid sequence is MATHDARSADGFVPFFRRYAKTWVHGVATAGLTAFGTLTFVNRWFAVLAIAAYVLPPLVLYLRRPLADIDGVDPGNSVDRATPNDRGTDTTPGARKPHVSTADRGLTAVTDDGAGAETTADSAAAETPADSAATVSPADRSLVWRVADAPTETTLRDVTVTDGGAVYAVGDGGVTLTDEGTAADGDAREWSVVLEDGPAASGADLRGVDATADGDAVWIAGDGGAVARLEADSGRHTDFTAPTGITDNWLGIAVGGTGGDETILLITGSGAVCRGRYRDGDLSWSEPVAPGGGSSLNAVALADAAVGYCCDTNDGVFETTDGGRSFEEIGPVDAEGTLEAVATRGREDCLVSADDGVVHRYGGGTWTPERVADGALPGLARRDGETVACSADGGIYERTDTADWERADADAPASLLAVSVDSDGEQAVAVGVDGTVLERR